The Pecten maximus chromosome 14, xPecMax1.1, whole genome shotgun sequence genome includes a region encoding these proteins:
- the LOC117342516 gene encoding glutamate receptor U1-like, translating to MARGMSACLTAIFTCTVLLLAVSAQTLQPGSSIPTYTVTTILHEPYIMMNPKSTDNSTKYIGIVKDILDRIGQILDVNFEYIHVGDDDFGHRHRVFGNWSGMVGQLIRKEADIAASLRVTSQRAKDIHYSQTFATSGVSILLKKPKIHSQAHNTATLPFQPFTVGIWVSIIVAFVIVSLVLYAIGRLNPEERVTERGENNIATAFFMTFSMLSLQGSRLTPTSHAGRTLVCFWWIFVLVTLILYASSLTSILFLKSPDVENPLPFYTFEQMTKQSKIKYGTAKSGSAKSYFRKSSGALERQIYKLWKSNPDLWVPSIEEGVARVKNGNGDYALVLDSEFAYYTAAKTCGLAVTGKLYLERSYAFACGPDTDICRQLDHAILDMKENGELLMIADKWMSGPCGSYADLSTPERYIPPTLDAYLDVKHMDITRFTLPLASILCGVIISILVAAIEKFRSKSKGIARGARIPAQEDKQGFSNSPDIDM from the exons CCGGGTTCTTCCATACCAACATATACCGTCACAACAATACTG CACGAGCCCTACATAATGATGAACCCCAAATCTACGGACAATTCCACTAAATACATTGGCATCGTTAAGGATATTCTCGACAGGATCGGTCAGATACTCGATGTCAACTTTGAGTATATCCATGTGGGGGATGACGATTTCGGTCATAGACACCGCGTCTTCGGAAACTGGAGTGGCATGGTGGGTCAATTGATTCGTAAA GAAGCTGACATCGCAGCGTCACTGAGGGTAACATCTCAACGGGCCAAGGATATTCACTACTCACAGACGTTTGCAACAAGTGGTGTGAGCATTTTACTAAAGAAGCCAAAGATCCATTCCCAAGCACACAACACCGCCACACTTCCATTCCAACCATTCACTGTTGGAATATGGGTGTCCATCATCGTGGCATTCGTTATTGTATCACTGGTATTGTACGCTATTGGCAG GCTTAATCCGGAGGAGCGAGTTACTGAACGTGGGGAAAATAACATTGCTACCGCCTTCTTCATGACCTTCAGCATGCTGTCATTACAAG GATCTCGTTTGACTCCTACCTCACATGCTGGCCGCACCTTGGTGTGTTTCTGGTGGATTTTTGTCTTGGTTACGCTCATTTTGTATGCTTCCAGTCTCAcgtccattttgtttttgaagtcCCCGGATGTTGAAAATCCACTTCCATTTTACACCTTTGAACAAATGACAAAGCAATCTAAAATAAAGTACGGCACCGCCAAATCTGGTTCTGCGAAAAGCTACTTCAGGAAGTCCTCTGGAGCGCTCGAACGACAAATATACAAGCTTTGGAAAAGTAATCCAGACCTTTGGGTGCCGTCGATTGAGGAAGGGGTTGCCAGGGTGAAAAATGGTAACGGGGATTACGCTCTGGTCTTGGATAGCGAATTCGCATATTACACGGCGGCAAAAACCTGTGGCTTGGCTGTGACAGGCAAATTGTATTTGGAACGGTCATACGCCTTCGCCTGTGGACCAGACACCGATATTTGTCGTCAGCTCGATCATGCTATTCTCGATATGAAGGAAAACGGTGAGCTACTTATGATCGCAGACAAATGGATGAGTGGACCTTGTGGCAGCTATGCCGACCTATCGACGCCTGAACGCTACATCCCGCCGACGTTGGATGCTTATCTAGACGTGAAACACATGGATATAACACGATTCACGTTGCCACTAGCCAGCATATTGTGTGGAGTGATAATAAGCATTCTGGTAGCTGCAATAGAGAAATTCCGGTCCAAGTCCAAAGGG ATTGCCCGGGGAGCACGTATTCCTGCACAGGAAGATAAACAAGGCTTCAGCAACAGCCCAGACATCGATATGTAG
- the LOC117342769 gene encoding emopamil-binding protein-like, whose translation MGNESFELQSLLSNVTFLSLSFAATLALIGIVAGFFLGKSRGQQWTLTWLVYNALTHFVLEGAFVCFSLRGTVNSTDHFLATIWKEYAIADKRWGVSDPTIVSLEILTVALAGPLALLLCYAIVKDRPYRHFVQIILCVCELYGGWMTFCPEWLKDSPNLRTDSFLYLWVYLVFFNMLWVVIPIAMLVQSYLDLYYAEVQKTVITETTTTKLVTHNYNTRSKKKD comes from the exons ATGGGAAACGAATCTTTTGAGTTACAATCGCTCCTTTCAAATGTGACATTTTTGTCACTATCATTTGCTGCCACGTTAGCACTAATCGGGATTGTAGCGGGATTTTTTCTCGGTAAATCTCGAGGTCAACAATGGACTCTTACTTGGCTTGTTTACAATGCCCTAACACATTTTGTATTG GAGGGAGCCTTTGTCTGCTTCTCATTGAGAGGAACTGTCAACAGCACTGACCATTTCTTAGCAACGATTT GGAAGGAGTACGCCATTGCAGACAAGCGTTGGGGTGTGTCCGATCCTACTATCGTGTCACTTGAGATTCTCACTGTGGCACTCGCTGGACCCCTTGCCCTGCTGTTGTGCTACGCTATTGTGAAGGACAGACCATATCGACACTTTGTACAGATCATTCTGTGCGTTTGTGAATTGTATGGAG GTTGGATGACATTTTGTCCAGAATGGCTAAAGGACAGCCCCAATCTTCGCACAGACAGCTTCCTGTATCTGTGGGTCTACCTTGTTTTCTTCAACATGCTTTGGGTGGTCATCCCAATTGCTATGCTCGTCCAGTCTTATCTTGATCTCTACTATGCAGAGGTACAGAAAACGGTCATCACGGAAACCACGACAACCAAGCTCGTCACGCATAATTATAATACAAGGTCCAAGAAAAAAGATTGA